The following are encoded in a window of Longibacter salinarum genomic DNA:
- a CDS encoding DsbA family protein has protein sequence MSRFAVVAFCVVFASSLLMGCGASDSSPEVNEQKILANLRLEIPQVRDADSLRIDSLKESQVDGFYQGELVVNNRNRVYVMIRKDESEALLLAGPPLDIGRTAEEMQASKEDQQRERADLLKNASQGMPALGPDEAPVTMLEFSDFQCPYCARATSMVEELHNRYPDQLRIVFMHFPLSSHEWARPAAVAAQCAARQSEDAFWTLHDFYFANQDVFTPKNVVPQSEEQLADATIDLQQWRACATDRQSDVHRSVVKQVNASLEAGKQAGVTGTPSFFVNGEKVQGARSVDALAQKIEAAAGN, from the coding sequence ATGTCACGTTTTGCCGTTGTTGCATTCTGCGTCGTTTTCGCTTCCAGCCTCCTCATGGGGTGCGGCGCGTCGGACTCCAGTCCCGAGGTGAATGAGCAAAAGATCCTCGCCAATCTCCGACTGGAAATTCCGCAGGTTCGCGATGCCGATTCGCTGCGCATCGACTCCCTCAAGGAAAGTCAGGTGGATGGCTTCTACCAGGGAGAGCTGGTCGTGAACAATCGGAATCGGGTCTACGTGATGATCCGGAAGGACGAGTCCGAGGCGCTGCTCCTTGCCGGCCCGCCGCTCGACATCGGGCGCACGGCCGAAGAGATGCAGGCCTCCAAGGAGGACCAGCAGCGGGAACGAGCGGATCTACTGAAGAACGCGTCGCAGGGGATGCCGGCTCTCGGGCCGGACGAAGCGCCGGTGACGATGCTTGAGTTTTCGGACTTCCAGTGCCCCTATTGCGCGCGGGCCACGTCGATGGTCGAAGAGCTGCACAACCGATATCCGGATCAGCTCCGTATCGTGTTCATGCACTTCCCGCTGTCGTCGCACGAGTGGGCGCGTCCGGCTGCCGTCGCGGCCCAGTGCGCGGCACGCCAAAGTGAGGATGCGTTCTGGACGCTCCACGACTTCTATTTCGCCAACCAGGATGTCTTCACTCCGAAAAACGTGGTTCCGCAGAGTGAGGAGCAGTTGGCAGACGCGACGATTGATCTGCAGCAGTGGAGAGCGTGCGCCACGGATCGCCAATCGGATGTGCATCGCTCCGTTGTGAAGCAGGTGAATGCCTCGCTCGAAGCCGGCAAGCAGGCCGGCGTGACAGGGACGCCATCTTTCTTCGTTAACGGCGAAAAGGTACAGGGTGCGCGCTCAGTGGACGCGCTGGCTCAGAAGATCGAAGCTGCAGCGGGGAACTGA
- a CDS encoding thioredoxin domain-containing protein, translated as MSPSSILSRIGRGIALVSFLVLLFPTVTSAQDEGLDTQRIIDNLKMEIPQLRQTGQVSLSSFSDSEIDGFKRATLTVNGRQIPMLVTPDGSQALLLAGPPINVSRSVEEVQDALAAESSERGAALARAAKGMPVRGPADAPVTLVEFSDFQCPYCARASSLVNELMSRYPETLNVVYIHYPLPMHEWARPAAVASQCAARQSDDAFWTLHDAYFDNQNDLTEANVVEKSESYLADASIDMDEWRTCAQDSDSAAHQEVQETIEANMQAGRSVNVTGTPSFYINGQKVQGARSVEAFARLIDQAAANAQ; from the coding sequence ATGAGTCCTTCGTCTATCCTTTCCCGCATCGGCCGCGGGATCGCGCTTGTCAGTTTCCTTGTGCTGCTCTTCCCTACGGTTACGTCCGCGCAGGACGAGGGACTGGATACGCAGCGCATCATCGATAACCTGAAAATGGAAATTCCTCAGCTTCGCCAGACTGGTCAGGTCTCGCTGAGCTCGTTCTCGGATAGTGAGATCGACGGATTCAAGCGCGCGACGCTCACGGTAAATGGGCGTCAGATTCCCATGCTGGTAACGCCGGACGGATCGCAGGCGCTGTTGCTCGCAGGGCCGCCGATCAACGTTAGCCGGTCGGTAGAAGAGGTACAGGACGCTCTGGCTGCGGAGTCAAGCGAACGCGGCGCAGCCCTGGCTCGTGCGGCAAAAGGGATGCCTGTGCGCGGTCCGGCCGACGCGCCTGTGACCCTGGTCGAGTTTTCGGACTTCCAGTGCCCCTACTGCGCGCGAGCGTCGAGTCTCGTCAACGAGCTGATGTCGCGATATCCCGAGACGCTGAATGTCGTGTACATCCACTACCCGCTGCCGATGCACGAGTGGGCCCGACCCGCAGCCGTCGCATCGCAGTGCGCCGCGCGCCAGAGCGACGACGCATTCTGGACGCTACATGACGCATACTTCGACAATCAGAACGACCTCACCGAGGCAAACGTCGTGGAGAAGAGCGAGTCGTATCTCGCAGACGCGTCGATCGACATGGACGAGTGGAGGACGTGCGCACAGGACTCGGACTCAGCTGCGCACCAGGAAGTGCAGGAGACGATTGAGGCCAATATGCAGGCGGGCCGTTCGGTCAACGTCACGGGGACGCCCTCCTTCTACATCAACGGACAGAAGGTGCAGGGCGCGCGCTCGGTCGAAGCATTTGCCCGTCTGATCGACCAAGCTGCGGCGAACGCCCAGTAG
- a CDS encoding SDR family NAD(P)-dependent oxidoreductase: MNSRETVLVTGASSGIGAELARCFARSGSDVALLARREEALNEHAQSLQDTYGVAAHVLPFDLSTPGIGREVVDRVDALGLTIDVLVNNAGFGNRGSFVDTEDREQLDMINVNISALTHLARLLLPGMLDRGRGGILNVGSTAGFQPGPNMAVYYATKAYVLSFSEALAQEVSGSGVTVTCLAPGPTKTDFADRAEMHDTLLFESGAAMSPAAVANYGYDAFRRGDTLAVPGLPNKVGAFATRFLPRSVASKVAAYLHRDG; encoded by the coding sequence ATGAACTCTCGCGAAACGGTTCTCGTCACAGGCGCATCCTCAGGAATTGGTGCGGAGCTCGCCCGGTGCTTTGCCCGATCCGGCTCCGATGTTGCTCTTCTCGCCCGTCGCGAGGAGGCACTAAACGAGCATGCTCAGTCGCTACAGGACACGTACGGCGTCGCGGCGCACGTTCTGCCGTTTGATCTCAGCACGCCGGGCATCGGGCGCGAGGTGGTCGATCGAGTGGACGCGCTCGGCCTGACGATCGACGTGCTGGTCAACAACGCGGGGTTCGGCAACAGAGGGTCGTTTGTTGATACCGAGGATCGCGAGCAACTTGACATGATCAATGTCAACATCAGTGCGCTGACGCATCTCGCACGCTTGCTGCTGCCGGGCATGCTCGATCGGGGCCGTGGAGGCATCCTGAATGTAGGCTCCACCGCTGGATTCCAGCCGGGGCCGAACATGGCCGTCTATTATGCGACAAAGGCGTACGTACTCTCGTTTTCCGAGGCGCTCGCGCAGGAGGTGTCAGGCAGCGGCGTGACGGTGACATGCCTCGCGCCGGGGCCGACGAAAACGGACTTTGCGGATCGGGCGGAGATGCACGATACGTTGCTGTTCGAGTCTGGAGCTGCGATGTCGCCTGCCGCTGTGGCAAATTATGGCTACGATGCCTTCCGGCGGGGCGACACGCTCGCGGTACCGGGACTCCCGAACAAAGTCGGGGCTTTCGCGACGCGCTTCCTCCCTCGATCGGTTGCGAGTAAAGTCGCGGCCTACCTGCATAGGGACGGGTAG